In the Clostridium cellulovorans 743B genome, TATATTCATTGTTATAATCCTTTGGAACATATACAGAAGTAAGATAATCGATTTCTTCTTGCCTATCTAATTCATAAAGCTTTATCTTTCTAATGATCTCCTCACCATCTACTCCAGCTGCCCTAACAAAATAGATTTCCTTTTCATCATTATAGAATTGAGAAAGATAAATTTTAACTTCGGAAGTTATCATTTTATTATATACTTGCGTAATAATTGTACCAACTCTTCTATCTATAACTTGATTTTTAACGTCAAAAGCATCTATAACTTTTAAACCCTCAATAGGATCTATTTCTAAAGCCTCCATCATTACATCTACAAAACTAACAGCTGTTAAAACTTTATATTCAATATTTTTCACTTTACATAACTCTATAAGATTATTGACGGATTTTTCGGCTACAAGTGGGTGTCCTGGCACTGCATAAACCAAAGTTCCAAATTCTTCATACTTTTTTATTATATCTTCCGCAATAGACTTATACACCTCATCAAAATTATCTAAAGTCTCATATCTGTCATCATAAGTTTCATATTTTATTCCCATCTCATCTATGTATTTCATAGTTGGGTGTATCTTGGTTCTAAGCAACACTCTTGAACTAGACTTTAAAGCTTCTAAAGTTCCAACTGTGATCGATTCTTTAGAACCTGGTCCTAAACCCACTATCTTTATCATCATCAATTCCTCCTTTTAACTTTGACTCTATCCATTAAATCATTATAATCAAAAACTCTAAAAACTATAATAAGTATACAATAGATTATAACACCAATAGTGATAGATGATAAAGTAGCTATAGCTTCACTTCCATATAAAGCTAGAAACTTACTATGGATTAATATAACAGGAATTATCATAAAAACGGATGAATATGCTGGTTTTGCTAAAGCATTATTAAAACTAAATTTAATTTTCATATCTCTAATTAACACTTTCAAATTCAACAGAGATGTAATTATATATCCTACAATTGTTCCAATAATACCACCAAAAACATATAATTGTGGTATAGGGACTAATATTAGAGTCAATATTATCTTTACAATCCCCCCTATAAGAGAATTTATAAGTGGTGAATACAATTTTCCAACTCCTTGTAATATAGCTGTAGTAATTTGAGTCATGACCATAAAAGGTATAGAAATTGATAAATATTTTAAAAGCATGTACCCTTCTGCCTTACCTGGAAATAAAAGATTTAATATTGGATCTGCCATGAAAAATAAACCAAGACAACAAGGAAATGCTATTACCATAGAAAAGCATATTGCTTGTTCGGATTTTTTTATAACAGAAAGTTTTTTACCCTTAATATATTCAGACGCTATTATCGGTATTAAGGAAGCACTTAAGCCTAAGGCTAACGTTAAGGGAAGATGTACTAATACACTTACCTTCCCTAATTGTCCAAGAGCCATAGTAGATGTTTTATAATCAAACCCCGCCTTAAATAACAATTGTGGTATCAATATAGAATCTAGCAAAGAAGTAAGACTTGCAATACATGATCCTATAGATATAGGCGCTGCAACTTTTATTATCTTTGTTAATACTCTATTATCTCTTGTAACCTTATCAAATCCCATCCGCACTTTTTCTCTATTAAATTTATACAAAAGATATATTAACCCAAAAACGCCTCCACCAGCAGCACCAAAAGCTGCTCCTGCTGCTGAAAATTCAATTCCCTTCGGCAAAAGTATGTACGCTAGTCCTACTCCGATCACCACTCTAGCAATCTGCTCAATGACTTCTGAGATTGCTGTAGGTGTCATATTCTGATGTCCTTGAAAAAATCCTCTAAAAGCACCAACTAATCCCACTATTACTGGTGCAAACGCTATTGCAACTATAGA is a window encoding:
- a CDS encoding putative polysaccharide biosynthesis protein encodes the protein MKKQSMLKGTLILGISGIIAKILGFFFRWPLIMLIGDEGMGYYQMAFPLLTVFFAAASGIPIAVSKLVSERSALGDKGGVLNIINKAMMLMVIIGGGFSAFILLFSQNLVSALRWDPKAYYSIVAIAFAPVIVGLVGAFRGFFQGHQNMTPTAISEVIEQIARVVIGVGLAYILLPKGIEFSAAGAAFGAAGGGVFGLIYLLYKFNREKVRMGFDKVTRDNRVLTKIIKVAAPISIGSCIASLTSLLDSILIPQLLFKAGFDYKTSTMALGQLGKVSVLVHLPLTLALGLSASLIPIIASEYIKGKKLSVIKKSEQAICFSMVIAFPCCLGLFFMADPILNLLFPGKAEGYMLLKYLSISIPFMVMTQITTAILQGVGKLYSPLINSLIGGIVKIILTLILVPIPQLYVFGGIIGTIVGYIITSLLNLKVLIRDMKIKFSFNNALAKPAYSSVFMIIPVILIHSKFLALYGSEAIATLSSITIGVIIYCILIIVFRVFDYNDLMDRVKVKRRN